From Virgibacillus ihumii, the proteins below share one genomic window:
- a CDS encoding hemolysin family protein produces the protein MTVALAILVILIVLNGFFAASEIALVSLNESKVERQAESGDKKAKKVHDLITEPSRFLSTIQIGITLAGFLASAFAADFFADPIAQALQDMGVPFSPSVLQTIAVVGTTIVLSYFTLVFGELVPKQLALQKSEAISNFAATPLTWLFKICLPLVKFLSFSTNTTVRLFGVDPDAENDEATEEDIRLMVDDGGKKGTIRQAEQLMINNIFEFNDKTVSDIITHRTDVSALAVDASLMETVRLVKSERYTRFPVYDGDMDNVIGLLHSKDLIQFLQSDDNSSFCLQDIIRDPYFVVETQNLDVIFREMQQNNMHIAIVLDEYGGTEGLITIEDIIEEIVGDIFSEHVGLEVMKEEEEIKQVSENKFAILGTIHLHEVEDSLEVDLPTNDFDTLSGFLISLLGHFPQVGEQPKIHYGNVIFEVNEITEKRIERVTATVVEKNEGNEDSE, from the coding sequence TTGACAGTTGCGTTAGCAATTCTTGTCATATTGATTGTTTTAAACGGCTTTTTCGCAGCATCGGAAATAGCCTTGGTTTCGTTGAATGAAAGTAAAGTGGAACGGCAGGCTGAAAGTGGTGATAAAAAAGCTAAAAAGGTTCATGATCTGATAACTGAACCGAGCCGCTTCCTGTCAACTATTCAGATAGGTATCACGTTAGCCGGATTTTTGGCAAGTGCATTTGCAGCCGATTTCTTTGCCGATCCGATTGCGCAGGCGTTGCAGGATATGGGGGTTCCATTTTCGCCATCCGTGCTTCAAACGATTGCGGTGGTTGGGACAACCATAGTTTTATCATATTTCACATTGGTTTTTGGTGAATTAGTTCCGAAACAGCTTGCTTTACAAAAGTCAGAAGCAATTTCCAATTTCGCAGCCACTCCGCTGACTTGGCTTTTCAAAATATGTTTGCCTCTGGTTAAGTTTCTAAGCTTCTCGACCAATACAACGGTAAGGCTATTTGGAGTTGATCCGGATGCTGAAAATGACGAGGCAACCGAGGAAGACATTCGATTGATGGTCGATGATGGTGGGAAAAAAGGAACCATACGGCAAGCTGAGCAATTAATGATTAACAATATATTTGAGTTTAATGATAAAACGGTATCCGACATTATCACACATCGAACAGATGTATCAGCATTGGCAGTTGACGCGTCGTTAATGGAAACAGTTCGATTGGTAAAGTCAGAACGATACACAAGATTTCCCGTTTATGACGGGGACATGGATAATGTTATCGGTTTATTGCATTCAAAAGATCTGATTCAATTTTTGCAGTCGGATGATAACAGTTCATTCTGCCTGCAGGATATTATCCGGGATCCTTATTTTGTAGTGGAAACGCAAAATCTTGATGTTATTTTTAGAGAAATGCAGCAAAACAATATGCATATTGCCATCGTTCTTGATGAATACGGCGGTACAGAAGGGTTAATAACGATTGAAGATATCATCGAAGAAATTGTTGGTGATATATTCAGTGAACATGTTGGACTTGAAGTAATGAAAGAAGAAGAGGAAATAAAGCAGGTCAGCGAAAATAAATTTGCCATTCTGGGGACCATTCATCTGCATGAGGTGGAAGATTCACTGGAGGTTGACCTTCCAACCAATGATTTTGATACATTAAGCGGATTTCTTATCAGTCTGCTTGGTCATTTTCCACAGGTTGGGGAGCAGCCGAAGATTCACTATGGTAATGTTATTTTTGAAGTGAATGAGATTACGGAAAAACGGATTGAGCGGGTCACAGCAACAGTTGTTGAGAAAAATGAAGGAAATGAAGACAGCGAATAG
- a CDS encoding anti-repressor SinI family protein, with product MTDLHGKLDDEWVVLIKAAKELELSTEEIRSFLQGETQVGKAVKDGYLHKA from the coding sequence ATGACTGATTTACATGGCAAACTTGATGATGAGTGGGTCGTCCTTATAAAGGCAGCGAAGGAACTGGAATTGAGCACAGAAGAGATACGCTCATTTTTACAGGGGGAGACTCAAGTCGGGAAAGCGGTAAAAGATGGTTATCTTCATAAAGCATAA
- the wrbA gene encoding NAD(P)H:quinone oxidoreductase, whose protein sequence is MENVKLAVIYYSSTGTNYQLAQWAKEEAEQAGAEVKLLKVPELAPEAAIAGNPAWKAHADATKDVTEATTDDLLWADAFIFSMPTRFGNLPSQMKQFLDTTGGIWAQGKLMNKVVSGMASAQNPHGGQEQTVLSLYTTMMHWGAVIAAPGYTDPSLFAAGGNPYGTSVSVDQDGNMVEDVQAAVKHQAKRTLQVAGWVKNGNQQ, encoded by the coding sequence ATGGAAAATGTAAAGTTGGCAGTTATTTATTACAGCTCAACCGGTACAAACTACCAATTGGCTCAATGGGCAAAGGAAGAAGCGGAGCAGGCAGGAGCTGAAGTGAAGCTGCTGAAGGTGCCTGAACTTGCACCGGAAGCAGCAATTGCCGGTAATCCGGCATGGAAAGCACATGCGGATGCAACGAAGGATGTTACGGAAGCTACTACCGATGACCTGCTTTGGGCGGACGCCTTTATTTTCAGTATGCCGACCCGTTTTGGAAACTTGCCGTCACAAATGAAACAGTTTCTGGATACAACAGGCGGCATCTGGGCACAAGGAAAATTGATGAATAAGGTTGTCAGTGGTATGGCATCTGCACAAAATCCACATGGCGGTCAGGAACAGACTGTCCTTTCGCTGTACACAACGATGATGCACTGGGGCGCAGTTATCGCCGCACCAGGTTACACCGATCCATCACTTTTCGCTGCTGGCGGAAATCCATATGGAACAAGTGTGAGTGTCGATCAGGATGGAAATATGGTGGAAGACGTTCAGGCTGCAGTGAAACATCAGGCAAAGCGGACACTGCAGGTTGCCGGATGGGTCAAGAACGGAAATCAGCAGTAA
- a CDS encoding CBO0543 family protein, with product MDKEQQQIVMDSFFERFEQLHDELSQFWLDHIFLHWDWWIAAILTILPWIFWIFYHNKKSTHRLLYAGLFSIVIGMGFDYLGTSFGLWHYTGKVFPSFPAWSPFHFCLLPVSIMFLIQTKPHIAIWKKGIFFGLLTAFIGEPIFVWAGYYVMTGWTSIYSMPIYAALYMFCDWITNREAFELLSEQKASK from the coding sequence ATGGATAAAGAACAACAACAAATCGTAATGGACAGTTTTTTTGAGCGGTTTGAACAGCTCCATGATGAATTAAGTCAATTTTGGCTGGATCATATTTTTTTGCATTGGGATTGGTGGATTGCCGCCATACTTACCATTCTCCCATGGATATTCTGGATTTTTTATCATAATAAAAAGAGTACACACCGATTATTATACGCAGGTCTGTTTTCTATCGTTATTGGCATGGGGTTCGACTATCTCGGGACATCCTTTGGTTTATGGCACTATACCGGTAAAGTCTTCCCATCATTTCCGGCGTGGTCTCCCTTTCACTTTTGCCTGCTGCCGGTTAGCATTATGTTCTTAATCCAAACCAAACCGCACATTGCCATATGGAAGAAGGGAATTTTTTTTGGTCTGCTGACAGCGTTTATCGGTGAGCCGATTTTTGTATGGGCCGGTTACTATGTAATGACCGGATGGACCTCTATATACTCCATGCCAATTTATGCTGCCCTTTATATGTTTTGCGACTGGATTACGAATAGGGAAGCGTTTGAACTGCTTTCAGAGCAAAAAGCAAGTAAATAA
- a CDS encoding C45 family autoproteolytic acyltransferase/hydolase, with the protein MKQYFSDVIQYRGTHYDFGYYQGELLKNSPILQNREKQWGPKKDRHFIIDPEVYREIMATVAPGILDEIQGLADALNMDKNKAFRFFGGYYLEFVRSGCSIYTDPYFMVRNYDSHPKGYEGRYMLYEPTDYGYAVIGPTMQITGRIDGMNEKGLVMGYNFTHSKKSGDGFLCNMIGRLILETCASVDEAVTLLKEIPHRHSFSYVLLDRSSVSYVVEASPRQVAARKSNVCTNHFHLLDEENRYRQEETREREQRIRKQQQFATNPYEAFNVMNGTKHGIFSKKYDAAAGTIHTAVYFPDELKAWFVIGPDRKPVIFDFAKWLRGDRVNIKRIKGKLEHQTNQRQT; encoded by the coding sequence ATGAAACAGTACTTCAGTGATGTTATCCAATACCGGGGAACCCATTATGATTTCGGTTATTATCAAGGTGAGCTTCTTAAAAATTCGCCGATTTTGCAGAACCGTGAAAAGCAATGGGGTCCAAAAAAAGATCGGCATTTTATTATCGATCCGGAAGTATATCGGGAAATCATGGCAACCGTTGCACCGGGCATACTGGATGAAATTCAGGGGCTTGCCGATGCGTTAAACATGGATAAGAACAAGGCATTCCGTTTCTTTGGCGGTTATTATCTGGAATTCGTCCGGAGCGGCTGTTCCATTTATACGGATCCTTATTTCATGGTTCGTAATTATGACAGCCACCCGAAAGGCTACGAAGGGCGTTATATGCTGTATGAGCCGACCGATTATGGATATGCCGTTATCGGCCCAACGATGCAAATAACCGGCCGAATCGATGGTATGAACGAAAAAGGTCTTGTGATGGGGTATAACTTCACGCACAGCAAAAAATCCGGGGATGGTTTTCTGTGCAATATGATCGGGCGCCTGATTTTGGAAACATGCGCCAGTGTTGACGAGGCTGTTACTCTGCTAAAGGAGATTCCACACCGACATTCGTTCAGTTATGTCCTTTTGGACCGCAGCAGCGTCTCCTATGTTGTAGAAGCCTCACCAAGACAGGTTGCAGCACGGAAATCGAATGTTTGTACAAACCATTTTCATTTGCTGGATGAAGAAAATCGTTACCGCCAGGAAGAAACACGCGAGCGGGAACAACGTATTCGAAAACAACAGCAATTTGCCACAAACCCATATGAGGCGTTCAACGTGATGAACGGGACAAAGCACGGAATTTTTTCCAAAAAATATGATGCTGCAGCCGGGACGATTCACACCGCAGTATACTTTCCGGATGAATTGAAAGCATGGTTCGTGATTGGTCCGGATCGGAAACCGGTCATTTTCGACTTTGCCAAATGGCTGCGGGGAGACCGCGTGAACATCAAACGAATCAAAGGCAAACTTGAACATCAAACGAATCAAAGGCAAACTTGA
- a CDS encoding deoxyribonuclease IV: MKFGSHVSIRDGYLGAAKRAAAMNAAAFQYFPKNPRSLSVKDFSRDDAMACKTYCSENNLESIAHTPYPTTLTPTSDKKREDVNQSLTNDLKIADACGSIGVVVHFGKQISDDDPLASYRLMIDMLDEVLAEWEGACKILLENTGGKPGTIGTTLEELVQVRHLSEQPEKISFCLDTCHAFASGLWNGENWDEVLKNGMDLGYFEHLKAIHFNNSKYDADSGKDRHANIFNSGYIHPEQFDQLMQTPELTDVPFILETPKEVFSHREEIKMLQERWG; encoded by the coding sequence ATGAAATTTGGCAGCCATGTCTCGATACGAGATGGATATTTAGGTGCAGCAAAACGTGCAGCGGCGATGAATGCAGCAGCCTTTCAATACTTCCCTAAAAATCCGCGAAGTCTGTCCGTGAAAGACTTCAGCCGGGACGATGCGATGGCTTGTAAGACATATTGCTCTGAAAACAATCTGGAATCTATCGCGCATACACCATATCCCACAACACTCACACCAACATCGGATAAGAAAAGAGAAGACGTTAATCAATCGCTCACAAATGATCTGAAGATAGCCGATGCATGCGGATCAATTGGTGTCGTCGTACACTTCGGCAAGCAAATCAGTGACGATGATCCACTCGCAAGTTACCGGCTCATGATTGATATGCTGGATGAAGTGCTTGCCGAATGGGAAGGAGCATGCAAAATACTGCTGGAAAACACCGGTGGAAAACCCGGAACAATTGGAACTACCCTTGAAGAATTGGTTCAGGTGCGTCACTTATCGGAACAGCCGGAGAAAATTAGCTTCTGCCTGGATACGTGTCACGCATTTGCAAGCGGGTTATGGAATGGTGAAAACTGGGATGAAGTGCTCAAGAATGGGATGGACCTCGGCTACTTTGAGCATCTTAAAGCCATTCATTTCAACAACTCCAAATATGATGCCGATTCCGGGAAAGATCGCCATGCAAATATTTTTAACAGTGGGTATATTCACCCGGAGCAATTTGATCAGCTGATGCAGACGCCGGAATTAACGGATGTGCCGTTTATTTTGGAGACGCCGAAAGAGGTGTTTTCGCATCGGGAAGAGATTAAGATGCTGCAGGAGCGGTGGGGATAG
- a CDS encoding CBO0543 family protein has protein sequence MKQMEKGFLGFLTLLGLAMIPVWFNKRPRKDWTIVFLLAGFLSGMLDMFATAHKLIRYPSQIFGKKMNISLLFDYLLLPNIGVLYNQLTYKSGFWLALIRALLFSIPMTIVEYLLEKHTNLIVWQKWNWFYTFASVTIFLLLERAFMAFIRKSVNPLHLLKKKFIKLKRTIA, from the coding sequence ATGAAACAAATGGAGAAAGGTTTTCTCGGATTTTTAACATTGCTCGGTTTGGCTATGATTCCGGTGTGGTTCAACAAACGCCCTCGTAAAGACTGGACGATTGTATTTTTATTGGCCGGATTTTTATCAGGCATGCTGGACATGTTTGCTACAGCTCATAAACTGATCCGTTATCCCTCACAAATTTTCGGAAAAAAAATGAACATCAGCCTGCTGTTTGATTACTTACTGCTTCCGAATATAGGTGTTCTATATAACCAGCTGACGTATAAATCGGGTTTTTGGTTGGCGTTGATCAGAGCGTTATTATTCAGCATCCCGATGACTATTGTGGAATATTTACTGGAAAAACACACGAACTTAATCGTTTGGCAAAAATGGAACTGGTTTTATACATTTGCTTCGGTTACCATATTCCTTTTGCTTGAGCGGGCCTTTATGGCTTTCATCAGAAAGTCAGTCAACCCGCTTCATTTGCTCAAGAAAAAGTTCATTAAACTGAAACGCACTATTGCCTGA
- a CDS encoding YozQ family protein → MQDKRKNKIDKKDSSNIAEHNFKTDYYQGKSQFEKGMAETHEQVSDDYAEGTIDQRTD, encoded by the coding sequence ATGCAGGACAAACGGAAGAATAAAATCGATAAAAAAGATAGCAGCAATATTGCAGAACACAATTTTAAGACCGATTATTATCAGGGAAAAAGCCAATTTGAAAAGGGAATGGCCGAAACACACGAACAGGTATCAGACGATTATGCGGAAGGGACAATTGATCAAAGAACGGATTGA
- a CDS encoding PH domain-containing protein, whose translation MMRYHPLTVVFRIYQLVKNNLFFAIILFVFNKGSEFWLWEYGRYVFLFYIITRLLYIVAAWFVEKYEWKDSTFYIHKGIFVKHTGTIPFSKIQNVTMKKTIFHKIAGLTSITFETAMDGEDDAIHFEVLSKKHAEFLLDLVQPRKQNIPQKAQVDAVQSDNQKEDVPDAELTQVRETNRTVHFKPRRKDLWKASFTSLSFLAIIPIIGGAFDYLEPFLPETDQVKGIFQVLLDSWWLLFAIIMLAVIVAVSFGVARTFIRYGKHEISSDGTYIYIDRGVLDESYFSIEKSKIQGLEMQQTWLKRIFGLAEVKLISSAKTTNTDESVNVNSLYPFLPVKEACQLIEELLPAYQLDAKLDRLPRKSLWVKLLRPSWIWIIATVGLAYFKPDFFQIDQAWWILSLILLCFILLQRVLDYLHTRYAVMSDQVQWWYGGLTSRMFISKRKNVIEMTYSQTRLQKHFEVASVSTMNRSVPAHIETIHDIPLPYALAIEEWYLKRREDVELEGKSVHA comes from the coding sequence ATGATGCGATATCATCCGTTAACCGTTGTGTTTCGAATCTACCAATTGGTGAAAAATAATCTTTTCTTTGCAATTATTCTATTTGTTTTCAATAAGGGTTCGGAGTTTTGGCTTTGGGAGTATGGCAGATACGTATTTTTGTTTTATATTATAACGCGGTTGTTATATATAGTTGCCGCCTGGTTTGTGGAGAAATATGAATGGAAAGACAGCACGTTTTATATACATAAAGGAATTTTTGTAAAACATACCGGTACGATTCCGTTTTCCAAAATTCAAAATGTGACAATGAAGAAAACGATATTTCATAAAATAGCCGGGCTTACCTCAATTACCTTTGAAACCGCAATGGACGGGGAAGATGACGCCATCCACTTTGAGGTATTATCCAAAAAGCATGCTGAATTCCTGCTTGATTTAGTGCAGCCACGCAAACAAAATATCCCGCAAAAAGCACAAGTGGATGCAGTGCAAAGCGACAATCAAAAAGAAGATGTCCCCGATGCTGAATTGACACAGGTTCGGGAAACAAATCGGACGGTTCATTTTAAACCAAGGCGAAAAGACTTATGGAAGGCGAGTTTTACATCTTTAAGCTTTCTGGCGATTATTCCGATTATTGGTGGTGCGTTTGACTATCTTGAACCATTTTTACCGGAAACAGATCAGGTCAAGGGCATATTTCAAGTGTTGCTTGATAGCTGGTGGCTGCTTTTTGCAATCATAATGTTGGCGGTTATTGTTGCTGTCTCTTTTGGTGTTGCGAGGACATTTATCCGCTATGGAAAGCATGAAATTTCTTCAGATGGTACCTATATTTATATCGACAGAGGTGTGCTGGATGAAAGTTATTTTTCAATCGAAAAAAGCAAAATTCAAGGGTTGGAAATGCAGCAAACGTGGCTTAAGCGAATTTTTGGGTTGGCGGAAGTAAAATTAATCAGTTCTGCCAAAACAACGAATACCGATGAATCCGTGAATGTCAACTCGCTTTATCCCTTTTTACCGGTTAAAGAGGCCTGTCAATTAATAGAAGAACTATTGCCAGCCTACCAGTTGGACGCAAAATTGGACAGATTGCCACGCAAATCATTATGGGTTAAATTATTACGGCCAAGCTGGATATGGATTATAGCTACGGTTGGATTGGCTTATTTTAAGCCTGATTTTTTCCAGATTGATCAGGCATGGTGGATTCTGTCTCTTATCCTGTTATGTTTTATTTTGTTGCAGCGGGTTCTGGACTACTTGCATACACGGTATGCTGTGATGTCAGACCAGGTACAATGGTGGTACGGGGGCTTAACCAGTCGTATGTTTATTTCGAAAAGAAAAAATGTGATTGAAATGACTTATTCACAAACAAGGCTGCAAAAGCACTTTGAGGTCGCTTCGGTTTCAACCATGAATCGTTCGGTCCCGGCACATATTGAAACAATTCATGACATTCCATTACCATACGCACTGGCCATAGAAGAATGGTACCTTAAGCGTCGAGAGGACGTGGAACTTGAGGGGAAAAGTGTACACGCCTAA
- a CDS encoding DUF3231 family protein: MSEEKIHLTSSEIASLWNAYMNDSMSKCILGYMLQHIQDNDIKPVVRDSYDLSCDHLEKLTSIFEDEQYSIPNGFNEQDVNFNAPWLFTDTFCLTYVNHMAKVGMLSYSGTVSLSFRDDICTYFSHALHETNNLYRKSLKIALNKGINARPPYIEVPKETDYVNSKKYMSGINPLSSKRPLNAVEISYLYMNITTNSIGVKLCLAFAQTSSSKEVQEFMLRGKRTSKRHIKLFVDALMKDNIQAPHVPDVAVSDSTTKTFSDKLMMFHMSLLTASGIGNYATAMAASQRSDLALRYERLSLEVSGLAKTGADIMIKNNWLEQPPGIVDREKLARNKRQS; encoded by the coding sequence ATGAGCGAAGAAAAAATTCACTTAACATCCTCAGAAATTGCTTCACTTTGGAATGCTTATATGAATGATAGTATGTCAAAATGTATTTTAGGGTACATGCTGCAACACATTCAGGATAATGACATCAAGCCAGTTGTACGGGATTCCTACGATCTTTCATGCGATCATCTAGAGAAATTAACATCCATTTTTGAAGACGAACAATACAGCATCCCGAACGGTTTTAACGAACAGGATGTGAATTTTAATGCCCCGTGGCTGTTCACCGATACATTCTGCTTAACATACGTAAATCACATGGCAAAAGTTGGGATGCTTTCATATAGTGGAACGGTTTCGTTGAGTTTCCGTGATGATATTTGCACCTATTTTTCGCACGCCTTACACGAAACAAACAACCTTTACAGAAAGTCGCTCAAAATTGCGCTCAATAAAGGAATCAATGCACGGCCGCCTTACATTGAAGTTCCTAAAGAAACAGACTATGTAAACAGCAAAAAATATATGAGTGGTATCAATCCATTAAGCAGCAAACGTCCGTTGAATGCTGTGGAAATCTCATATTTGTATATGAATATTACGACCAATTCAATAGGAGTTAAGTTGTGCCTTGCTTTCGCACAAACTTCATCATCCAAGGAGGTACAGGAGTTCATGCTGCGTGGCAAAAGAACATCAAAAAGGCACATTAAATTATTTGTTGATGCGCTGATGAAAGATAACATTCAGGCTCCCCACGTGCCTGACGTAGCAGTCAGTGACTCCACTACCAAAACGTTCTCTGATAAACTGATGATGTTTCACATGTCCCTTTTAACTGCATCCGGAATAGGAAACTATGCCACTGCAATGGCAGCCAGCCAACGATCAGATTTAGCACTCCGTTACGAACGTTTATCGTTGGAAGTAAGCGGACTCGCCAAAACCGGAGCTGATATTATGATTAAAAATAACTGGCTTGAGCAGCCGCCGGGGATTGTGGATCGGGAAAAGCTGGCTCGGAATAAAAGGCAGAGTTGA
- a CDS encoding alpha/beta hydrolase, whose product MPYIRRNNVSVHYQKYKSENPYARDTMILLHGLGPDMNSWQHIVPYFQQQFHVFLYDLRGFGKSESGGETLTLDLLTDDLAFLIKAFNIRNYHLVAQGFSGFIGVRHAGDKRAQNLRTLTLMTAPVYFPKKLGNDIIQKRRKWVNEVGSLYPLAEMIITQNCYPLTEEKADILFAAYNRVSPDDYFALFQNHFEDDATEQLGRVQVPTLMLSGEEDTVYPPELFGASVHLYPNARHFIVPNASFMMQMDQPGLVSDWIYQFIEKSTSKPDQHYIDYRKKLNDELYREINSMQVHTGAFNLHINCMNGFSVFLNEERVHGQWGNRKAMQLLVYLSMKQSATREELCDAFWPETDLKSAKNSLRVALHHLKKLFKANINTPILDSDKEFVFLRGHIQCDVRDYMEKIKHAHQLNNDVARAESYRQLLRNAPDNPLPGLYDEWFMELRDYLEKEQGTMALFLADYHEKNNDRIICMDYMKMAVHYYQNDIHLQERLMELEARIRSG is encoded by the coding sequence ATGCCGTACATTAGACGCAATAATGTTTCCGTTCATTACCAGAAATATAAGTCGGAGAACCCATATGCACGGGATACGATGATTCTGCTGCATGGACTTGGTCCTGACATGAACAGCTGGCAGCATATTGTACCGTATTTTCAACAACAGTTTCATGTCTTTCTGTATGATTTACGAGGGTTTGGAAAAAGCGAGTCGGGTGGGGAAACACTGACCCTTGATTTGCTCACAGATGATTTAGCTTTTCTCATCAAAGCATTCAACATCCGGAATTATCACCTGGTTGCACAGGGTTTTTCCGGATTTATTGGTGTCAGGCATGCTGGAGATAAGCGCGCACAAAATCTCCGGACACTGACATTGATGACAGCTCCGGTTTATTTTCCGAAAAAACTTGGCAATGATATTATTCAAAAACGAAGAAAGTGGGTGAACGAGGTCGGGTCTTTATACCCGCTGGCCGAAATGATCATCACGCAAAACTGTTATCCACTGACTGAAGAAAAAGCGGACATTTTATTTGCAGCGTATAACCGGGTATCACCGGATGATTATTTTGCCCTGTTCCAGAATCATTTTGAGGACGACGCAACGGAACAGCTTGGAAGGGTGCAAGTGCCGACATTAATGCTATCAGGGGAGGAAGATACCGTCTATCCGCCTGAATTGTTTGGCGCTAGTGTTCATCTCTATCCGAATGCAAGACATTTCATCGTACCGAACGCCTCGTTTATGATGCAAATGGATCAGCCGGGTTTAGTCTCGGATTGGATTTATCAATTTATCGAAAAAAGCACCAGTAAGCCAGATCAGCACTACATAGATTACCGTAAAAAACTGAATGATGAACTGTATAGGGAAATTAATTCCATGCAGGTTCATACCGGTGCGTTCAACTTGCATATTAACTGTATGAACGGTTTCAGTGTGTTTTTGAACGAGGAGCGGGTACATGGTCAATGGGGTAACCGAAAAGCAATGCAGCTGCTCGTCTACCTCTCCATGAAACAATCAGCGACACGGGAGGAACTGTGTGATGCGTTTTGGCCGGAAACAGATCTGAAAAGTGCTAAGAACAGTCTGCGCGTCGCTCTTCATCATCTGAAGAAATTGTTTAAAGCCAACATAAACACACCAATTCTTGACAGTGATAAGGAATTTGTGTTTTTACGCGGACATATTCAATGCGATGTTCGTGATTATATGGAAAAAATCAAGCATGCTCATCAGCTCAATAATGATGTGGCACGGGCAGAATCATACAGACAGCTGCTCAGAAATGCACCGGATAACCCGCTGCCGGGATTGTACGATGAATGGTTTATGGAACTCCGTGACTACTTGGAAAAAGAACAGGGCACAATGGCACTGTTTTTGGCGGATTATCATGAAAAGAACAATGACCGTATTATCTGTATGGATTATATGAAAATGGCTGTTCACTATTACCAGAATGATATCCATTTACAGGAGCGTCTCATGGAATTGGAAGCACGAATTCGGAGCGGATGA
- a CDS encoding TIGR00730 family Rossman fold protein: MNHLAVFCGSSDGVSTAYREGAVQLGQALAKRHITLVYGGSSIGLMGAVADSVLENGGNVIGVIPKMLETKEISHPDITELVVVDSMHERKAKMAELADGFMALPGGTGTLEEFIEVFTWAQLGMHQKPCGLLNINHYYDPLISLIHHMADQAFLQEQFREMALVDNRPDALLDKFKSYEPPAVRTYINREQT; this comes from the coding sequence ATGAATCATTTAGCGGTATTTTGCGGATCAAGCGACGGTGTATCCACAGCGTACAGGGAAGGAGCTGTTCAATTGGGACAGGCACTGGCAAAACGGCATATCACACTCGTGTACGGCGGATCGAGCATCGGGTTGATGGGCGCCGTTGCTGATTCCGTTCTGGAAAACGGCGGCAACGTGATTGGTGTTATTCCAAAAATGCTGGAAACAAAGGAAATTTCTCATCCTGATATAACGGAACTGGTCGTGGTGGACTCCATGCATGAACGAAAGGCTAAAATGGCTGAGCTGGCTGATGGATTTATGGCTTTACCCGGCGGAACGGGAACGCTGGAGGAATTCATCGAAGTTTTCACATGGGCACAGCTTGGGATGCACCAGAAACCATGTGGCCTTTTAAACATTAATCATTATTATGACCCGCTCATCTCGCTTATTCATCATATGGCGGATCAGGCGTTTTTACAGGAACAATTTCGTGAAATGGCTTTAGTCGATAATCGTCCGGATGCTTTGCTGGACAAATTCAAATCGTACGAGCCACCTGCTGTCAGGACATATATAAACCGGGAGCAAACCTAA